Proteins found in one Lysinibacillus fusiformis genomic segment:
- a CDS encoding CoA-acylating methylmalonate-semialdehyde dehydrogenase, translated as MTVQQEMKTLTHFIKGEEVAGTSNRFSEVYNPSTGEVIARVPLASRDEVKHAIRLAKEVFPAWKKTSIGKRVEVLHRFRQLLVEKQEELISVICQESGKTKEDAKGEIVRGIESVDMAISAPQMLKGEYSVNVGGNINAFSAKSPLGVVATIAPFNFPVMVPLAITSMAVAVGNAVILKPSERVPISALYLSQLWKEAGLPDGIWTVVNGDKEAVDELLENKEIQAISFVGSTPVAEYIYQTGTKHNKRVAAFGGGKNFMIVMPDANLEQTANAFLGAAYGAASQRCMAISGALVVGKDTEQRFTEILKNKISQLKVGPYTEQDVDFGPVITKQSKDTIIRYIDGAVSEGANLVIDGRNPKVCETSNGFYLGPTLLNHVTPEMTIFKEEVFGPARIVVGVDSLQKAIDLINDHELGNGVTMFTSSGAAARKFQEEIEVGMVGVNVPIPIPVGYHNFGGWKRSKFGEGHMFGPDQARFFTKAKTISERWPDETEDTASSFAFPSNDDAKN; from the coding sequence ATGACAGTTCAGCAAGAAATGAAAACGCTAACACATTTTATCAAAGGAGAAGAGGTAGCAGGTACAAGTAACAGATTCTCAGAAGTATATAATCCATCAACAGGTGAGGTCATTGCAAGAGTACCGCTTGCTTCAAGAGACGAGGTAAAGCATGCTATTCGGCTTGCAAAAGAAGTCTTTCCAGCATGGAAAAAAACATCCATTGGTAAGCGGGTAGAAGTATTACATCGATTCCGTCAGCTGTTAGTAGAAAAGCAGGAAGAGCTTATCTCTGTGATTTGCCAGGAAAGTGGGAAAACAAAGGAAGACGCGAAGGGTGAAATTGTTCGGGGGATTGAATCAGTGGATATGGCAATCAGTGCCCCACAAATGCTAAAAGGGGAGTACTCCGTTAATGTGGGTGGTAATATTAATGCCTTTTCTGCCAAGTCGCCACTTGGCGTAGTGGCTACGATCGCACCATTTAATTTCCCTGTTATGGTACCTCTCGCAATTACAAGTATGGCTGTTGCAGTGGGGAATGCCGTTATTCTAAAGCCATCTGAACGTGTACCTATCTCAGCATTATACTTGAGCCAATTATGGAAAGAGGCAGGTCTGCCAGACGGTATTTGGACAGTTGTCAATGGTGACAAAGAGGCAGTGGATGAATTGCTAGAAAACAAAGAGATTCAAGCTATCTCATTTGTTGGTTCCACGCCTGTTGCTGAATATATTTATCAAACTGGGACAAAGCACAATAAACGTGTGGCAGCATTTGGTGGTGGGAAGAATTTCATGATTGTTATGCCAGACGCCAATTTAGAACAAACAGCAAATGCCTTTTTAGGAGCAGCATATGGCGCAGCATCTCAGCGCTGTATGGCTATTTCCGGTGCACTTGTTGTAGGCAAGGATACGGAGCAACGTTTTACGGAAATATTGAAAAATAAAATTTCTCAACTAAAGGTTGGGCCTTATACAGAGCAAGACGTCGATTTTGGTCCAGTCATTACTAAACAGTCCAAGGATACAATTATACGCTATATCGATGGGGCAGTCAGTGAAGGGGCAAATCTTGTCATCGACGGAAGAAATCCAAAAGTATGTGAAACGTCTAATGGTTTTTATCTTGGTCCTACTTTACTTAATCATGTCACACCAGAAATGACGATCTTCAAAGAGGAGGTCTTTGGCCCAGCACGTATTGTAGTGGGGGTGGACTCTCTACAAAAGGCTATCGATTTAATAAATGATCATGAGCTTGGTAATGGTGTCACAATGTTTACAAGCAGTGGAGCGGCGGCACGTAAATTCCAAGAAGAAATAGAAGTGGGCATGGTAGGGGTTAATGTGCCAATCCCAATCCCAGTTGGCTATCACAACTTTGGTGGATGGAAACGATCTAAGTTTGGTGAAGGGCATATGTTTGGCCCAGATCAGGCGAGATTCTTTACAAAGGCAAAAACGATTTCTGAACGTTGGCCCGATGAGACAGAGGATACAGCAAGCTCCTTTGCGTTCCCAAGTAATGACGATGCGAAAAACTAA